One window of the Lemur catta isolate mLemCat1 chromosome 6, mLemCat1.pri, whole genome shotgun sequence genome contains the following:
- the MDM1 gene encoding nuclear protein MDM1 isoform X3: MPVRFKGLSEYQRNFLWKKSYLSESCNSSVGRKYPWAGLRSDQIGNQGRCRTKIQHKDISSLLFLVCPA, translated from the exons GGGCTGAGTGAATACCAGAGGAACTTTCTGTGGAAAAAGTCTTATTTGTCAGAGTCCTGTAATTCCTCTGTGGGGCGAAAGTACCCATGGGCTGGACTTAGATCAGATCAAATAG GAAATCAAGGCAGATGTAGAACCAAGATCCAGCATAAAGACATCTCATCCCTTCTCTTCTTGGTCTGTCCTGCATAA